The following is a genomic window from bacterium.
CGTGACCCCCGACACCGGCTTTTACTCCCCGGGTTACTACAACCTGGGCAACTGGACGTTCCACGCGTGGAAGGCGCTCGGCCACGTCAACTTCATCGACGCGATCGCGCAGTCGTGCGACGAGTGCTTCTACGACCTGGCGCGGCGCGCCGGGCCGAACGAGGTGGCCAAGTACGCGCGGACGTACGGTCTCGGCGAGCGGACCGGCGTCGACCTGCCGAACGAGGGCAGCGGCGTCGTGCCGGATCCCGCGTGGAAGAAGCGCGTTTGGAAGCAGGATTGGTACGGCGGTGACACGCTCAACATGGGGATCGGCCAGGGGTTCGTGCTCACGACCCCGCTGCAGATCGCGCGCATGATGGCCGCGGTCGCGAACGGCGGGACGCTGGTGACGCCGCACCTCGTGACGGAGATCCGCAGCCTCGACGGCCGCGTCGTGGCGCGGATCGCGCCGCCGCCCGGCGGCCATATCCAGGTGACCCCGCAGACGCTCGACGTCCTGCGCACGGGTCTCGCCGCGGTCGTCAGCCGCGGGACCGGGACCGCGTTGCAGATGCCGGGCTTCACCGCGGCCGGCAAGACCGGGACCGCCGAGGCCTCGCACGGCAAGCCGTACGCGTGGTTTGCGGCCTATGCGCCGGTGGACGCGCCGCGGCTCGTGGTGGTGGCGATGGTGGAGAACGCGGGCTTCGGCGCCGAGAACGCGCTGCCGGTGGTTAAGCAGGTGTTTCAGGCATGGCTGGCCGAGCAGAACGGCGCGGCTCCGGCGACGCCGGCAGCCGCGGCGCCGCCGCAGACGGGTGGTCCACGGACCGCCCCCGGTTCGCGCGCCGCCGCGCCTGTGCCCGCCGGTCCGGCGCCTCTGCCCGTTGCGCCGTCCGGCGGGTCGCCCTCCGCACCGGCTCCGAAGCCGGCGCAGGTGCCGGCCGCGGGGCCTGAGCCGGCGGCCCCGCCCGGCCTGCGGGAGAGCGGCCGCCAGTGAGCATCGGACTCGACCGGCGCGTCGTTCGCAACATCGATCCGTTTCTCGCGACCTCGACCCTGCTGCTCTGCCTGTTCGGGCTCGTGATGGTTTACAGCACGACGCACTACGGGCTGCACCCGCTGGTCTTCGTGCGCAGCCAGGTGCTGCACTTCGTCGTCGGCGCGGTGATCGCCGGCGCCATCCTCGCCGTCGACTACCGCTCCTTCGCGTCCGGGGCGCGCGCGCTCTACATCGTCAACCTGATCCTCCTGGCCGCGGTGCTGGTGGCCGGCCGGTCGAGCCTCGGCGCGCAGCGCTGGATTCCGCTCGGCCCGCTCGGACAGTTCCAGCCGTCGGAGTTCGCGAAGCTGGCGATCGTGGTCACGCTCGCCCGGCATCTCTCGGACCGGCCGGGACCGTACACGTCGGTTCGCGACCTGCTGCCGTTTCTCGCGCACATCTCGATCCCAATGATCCTGATCTTTCGCCAGCCGGACCTCGGCACGGCGCTGGTCTACGGCGCGATCTTCGCCGGTATGCTGTACGCCGGCGGCGCGCGGCGGCGCGACCTCGCGCTCCTCGGCGTCGCCGGGGCCGCGGTGACCCCGCTGCTCTGGCACATCCTGAAGGCCTACCAGCGCCGGCGGCTGCTCTCGTTCCTCGACCCGTCGCTCGATCCCCTGGGCTCCGGGTACGGCATCATCCAGTCGAAGATCGCCGTCGGCAGCGGGATGCTGTGGGGCAAAGGGCTTTTCGCCGGGACCCAAAACGTGCTGCAGTTCGTCCCCGAGCACCACACCGACTTCATCTTCTCGGTCGTCGGCGAGGAGCTCGGGTTCGTCGGATGCGTCGTGCTGCTGGCGCTGTTCTACCTGTGGCTGGTGCGCGGCGTGCGCGCGGCCACGGTCGCGCGTGACCGGTTCGGCGCGCTCGTCGCGGTGGGGATCGTCTCGATGGTCGCCTTCCACGTCTTCGTGAACGTGGGGATGACCGTCGGGATCATGCCCATCACCGGCATCCCCCTGCCGTTCATCAGCTACGGGGGCAGCGCCCTCATGACGATGATCTGGGCGGCGGCGCTGTTACTGAACGTGGGGATGCGGCGGCAGAAGATTCTCTTCTAAGCACTGGAGTGGGCATGGGCAAAGAGATCATCGCCAACATCGAGCCGTTCGAAGTCCGCGTGGCCGTCATCGAGAACGGCGTCGTCGTGGGCCTCCTCATCGAACGCGGCGAGCCGCTCGCCGGCAACATCTATAAAGGCCGGGTCGCGAGCGTGCTGCCGGGCATGGAGGCCGCGTTCGTCGATGTCGGGCTCGACCGCAACGCGTTCTTACATCTGTCGGACATCCGCACCCGCGGGGTCACCGCGTTCGGCGCCACCGAGGAGATCGAGGATCAGATCGGGCGGGGGGCCGCGATCGCGGAGCGGGTGCGCGTCGGTCAGGAAATCCTGGTCCAGGTCACCAAGGAGCCGCGCGGCAGCAAAGGCGCGCGGGCGACGACGTACGTGGCGCTGCCCGGCCACTACCTGGTGCTGACCCCCACCGTCCCCGGGATCGGCGTCAGCCGCAAGATCGACGACGAGCAGGAGCGGCGGCGGCTGCGCGCGATCGCGGATCGCCTCAGGCCGGAGGGCATGGGACTCATCGTCCGCACGGCGGCGGAGGGAGTGGCGGAGCGCGAGCTGGCGGACGACGTCCGCTTCCTGCTCCAGTTATGGAACAGCGTCGCCGCGCGCGCGCGCGACGCCCGCGCGCCGGCCCTGCTCTATCAGGATCTCGGGCTGATCCGCCGGGTCGTGCGGGATCTGTTCACCGGCGAGGTCGAGCGCTTTGTCCTCGATTCGCCCGACGAATGGCGGCGGGTCCGCGAGCTGATCGGCGCCTTCGCGCCCGAGCTCGCCGGCCGCGTCCAGCTGCACGACGGTCCCGCGCCGATCTTCGAGGCCCACCACGTCGAGCGCGAGATCGAGCGGGCGCTGCATCGCAAAGTGTGGCTGAAGAGCGGCGGCTACCTCGTCTTCGACCGGACCGAGGCCGCGACGGTCATCGACGTGAACACCGGCAAGTACGTCGGCAAGACCGACCTCGCCAGCACGATCCTCAAGACGAACATCGAGGCGGCGCGGGAGATCGCGCGGCAGATCCGCCTGCGCGACGTCGGGGGGATCATCCTCATCGATTTCATCGACATGGAGTCGCTGCCGCACCGCCGCGCCGTGCTGGACGCCCTCGGCGAGGCGGTCCGCGCCGACCGCACCAAGATCCACATCATCGATCTCACCGGCCTCGGACTCGTCGAAATGACGCGCAAGCGCGTCTACCAGGACCTCGAGGAACTGATGCGGATCCCGTGCCCGTACTGCGAAGGCCGGGGGCGGGTGCTGTCGCCGCGCAGCGTCGCCGTACGCGCCCGGCGGGAGCTGCGGCGGCTCGCGCAGACGGCGCGGGCGGCCTACGTGGTCGCCGAGGTGCACCCGGAAGTGGCGGCGCTGCTCGACGACGACGGCGCATGGCGGCAGGCGCTCGAGCAGGCGACCGGCAAGCGCGTGCTCGTGCTTCCGCGTCCGGGAATTCATCTCGACCGGGCGGTCGTGCGGCAGGCCGACACTCCGGAGGCCGCGCAGCGGCAGGCGGCGCAGGGGGATGGCGCCGGTGAATCGATCTGGCTCGACCCGGTGCGCGGCGAGCCGCTGCACGTGCCGGACGACGAGACGGTGGATGCGCGGATGCTGCGGCCGGTGGAGATGTACCGTCCCGGTGCTCTCGCGCGGCTGTGGAACTGGCTGCGCGGCCGGCGTGCGGACCCCACGCCGGCGCCCCCGCCGATCGAAGGGGCGCCGCTGCCGATGATATCCTCGAACGGACCGCTGCGCGTGAGGCGGCGCGGCCGGGGCGGCCGCCGCCGGCAGTCACGGCCGCCCGCAACCAGGTAAGACGCCTTCCGCGTTTGACGCCCTTCGGCGCCAATGATATGATTGCGTGGCGCCCATGAAAGACAGGATGGTGGAGTAGGTATGTACGCGGTTATCGACAGAGGCGGCAAACAGATGCGCGTCGAGGAAGGCCAGGTCCTGGAAGTGGACCGCCTCGCCGCGGAGAAGGGCGCCGAAGTCGTGCTCGGGCGCGTGCTGATGATCGTCGACGCCGACAACGTCCGGTGCGGCGCGCCGGTCGTCGACGGCGCCCAGGTGACGGCCAAGGTGCTGTCGCACGGGCGGGCGCGCAAGGTGACGGTCGGCAAGTTCCGGCCGAAGAAGCACTACCGGCGCCGGGTCGGGCACCGGCAGCCGCTCAGCCGCGTGCGGATCGAGCGGATCGAAGTGGGAGGGGCCGGCGGTGGCGCATAAGAAAGGCGGCAGCAGTTCTCGAAACGGACGTGACAGCAACGCGCAGCGGCTCGGGATCAAGCGGTTCGGGGGCGAGACGGTGCCGGCGGGCAGCGTGCTCGTGCGGCAGCGCGGGACCCGGTACCGTCCCGGGCAAAACGTCGGCATCGGCCGCGACGACACCCTGTTCGCCCTGGCGAGCGGCGTCGTTCGGTTCGAGCGGCGCGGCCGTGACGGGCGGCAGATCTCGGTTTACCCGGCCGGCGCGTAACAGCGAGGGGAGCGTGACGAGGCCCCGGGCGCGCAGCGCCCGGGGCCTCGTTGTTATCAGCGATGTTCATTGATCGTGCCACGATCCAGGTAAAGGCCGGCGCCGGCGGCAACGGCGTCGTCGCCTTCCGCCGGGAAAAGTATGTGCCGAAGGGCGGCCCGTCGGGTGGCGACGGGGGACGCGGGGGCGACGTCGTTGTGAAAGTCGATCCGAACCTCAATACGCTGTTGCCGTTCCGCTATCGCCGGCTCTTTCGG
Proteins encoded in this region:
- the rodA gene encoding rod shape-determining protein RodA; amino-acid sequence: MSIGLDRRVVRNIDPFLATSTLLLCLFGLVMVYSTTHYGLHPLVFVRSQVLHFVVGAVIAGAILAVDYRSFASGARALYIVNLILLAAVLVAGRSSLGAQRWIPLGPLGQFQPSEFAKLAIVVTLARHLSDRPGPYTSVRDLLPFLAHISIPMILIFRQPDLGTALVYGAIFAGMLYAGGARRRDLALLGVAGAAVTPLLWHILKAYQRRRLLSFLDPSLDPLGSGYGIIQSKIAVGSGMLWGKGLFAGTQNVLQFVPEHHTDFIFSVVGEELGFVGCVVLLALFYLWLVRGVRAATVARDRFGALVAVGIVSMVAFHVFVNVGMTVGIMPITGIPLPFISYGGSALMTMIWAAALLLNVGMRRQKILF
- a CDS encoding Rne/Rng family ribonuclease, translating into MGKEIIANIEPFEVRVAVIENGVVVGLLIERGEPLAGNIYKGRVASVLPGMEAAFVDVGLDRNAFLHLSDIRTRGVTAFGATEEIEDQIGRGAAIAERVRVGQEILVQVTKEPRGSKGARATTYVALPGHYLVLTPTVPGIGVSRKIDDEQERRRLRAIADRLRPEGMGLIVRTAAEGVAERELADDVRFLLQLWNSVAARARDARAPALLYQDLGLIRRVVRDLFTGEVERFVLDSPDEWRRVRELIGAFAPELAGRVQLHDGPAPIFEAHHVEREIERALHRKVWLKSGGYLVFDRTEAATVIDVNTGKYVGKTDLASTILKTNIEAAREIARQIRLRDVGGIILIDFIDMESLPHRRAVLDALGEAVRADRTKIHIIDLTGLGLVEMTRKRVYQDLEELMRIPCPYCEGRGRVLSPRSVAVRARRELRRLAQTARAAYVVAEVHPEVAALLDDDGAWRQALEQATGKRVLVLPRPGIHLDRAVVRQADTPEAAQRQAAQGDGAGESIWLDPVRGEPLHVPDDETVDARMLRPVEMYRPGALARLWNWLRGRRADPTPAPPPIEGAPLPMISSNGPLRVRRRGRGGRRRQSRPPATR
- the rplU gene encoding 50S ribosomal protein L21 — protein: MYAVIDRGGKQMRVEEGQVLEVDRLAAEKGAEVVLGRVLMIVDADNVRCGAPVVDGAQVTAKVLSHGRARKVTVGKFRPKKHYRRRVGHRQPLSRVRIERIEVGGAGGGA
- the rpmA gene encoding 50S ribosomal protein L27; its protein translation is MAHKKGGSSSRNGRDSNAQRLGIKRFGGETVPAGSVLVRQRGTRYRPGQNVGIGRDDTLFALASGVVRFERRGRDGRQISVYPAGA